Proteins co-encoded in one Pseudomonas fluorescens genomic window:
- a CDS encoding retention module-containing protein has protein sequence MATLIGIVTKVIGQVFAQSADGSRRPLVEGDRLFAGDQLITGAEGAIAVHLQNGQELTLGRDSSLTLTGQLLANHAPHVDAPEALTPSDAQLTDVAQIQKAIAAGEDPTKSAEATAAGPDAPGDTNGGKGGGHSFVLLTEVGGRVDPVIGFPTAGFGGIPEFPEERHNAVIDNGDNTPAPVIPPPVNNLVTLTGLDVLGGELTLNEANLPDGSAANPGALTQAGSFSISAPDGLSSLSIGGINVIVGGVPVGFPQSITTQLGNTLTITGYNPANGTVSYSYTLNGNDTHPAGDGANSLSEHFTVIAGDSNGDTATGSLDVNITDDVPKAVDDSNASTASETLLTLTGSVLTNDVQGADRIPAGPNSGPVVAGTFTGTYGTLVLNANGTYTYTLNTSDADFKALHGGGNGTETFTYTLHDSDGDTSTANLVLQIHNNDDPVIINGLNVEGSELTVFEKNLSTGSAPDATALTQSGTFTITALDGVTTLTVGGIAVVTNGVAAGFPQSVTTPLGSTLTITGFNATTGVVSYSYTLVDNEAHPTANGANVLNEQFAVTVVDDNGTTANGSLDVNIVDDLPKGVDDSNAGTASETNLTLTGNVLTNDVQGADRVPTGPITAGTFTGTYGTLVLNANGTYTYTLNTSDADFKALHGGGNGTETFTYTITDADGDTSTANLVLQIHNNDDPVVINGLNVEGGELTVYEKNLGDGSSPDAPALTQSGTFTITALDGVTTLTIGGIAVVTNGVAAGFPQSVTTPLGSTLTITGFNATTGVVSYSYTLVDNEAHPTANGANVLNEQFAVTVVDDNGTTANATLDVNIVDDLPKGVDDSNAGTASETNLTLTGNVLTNDVQGADRVPTGPSAGPITAGTFTGTYGTLVLNANGTYTYTLNTSDADFKALHGGGNGTETFTYTITDADGDTSTANLVLQIHNNDDPVIINGLDVNGGELTVFEKNLSTGSAPDATALTQSGTFTITALDGVTTLTIGGIAVVTNGVAAGFPQSVTTPLGSTLTITGFNATTGVVSYSYTLVDNEAHPNANGANVLNEQFAVTVVDDNGTTANATLDVNIVDDLPKGVDDSNADTASETNLTLTGNVLTNDVQGADRVPTGPITAGTFTGAYGTLVLNANGTYTYTLNTSDADFKALHGGGNGTETFTYTITDADGDTSTANLVLQIHNNDDPVVINGLNVEGGELTVYEKNLGDGSSPDAPALTQSGTFTITALDGVTTLTIGGIAVVTNGVAAGFPQSTVTPLGSTLTITGFNAATGVVSYSYTLVDNEAHPNANGANVLNEQFAVTVVDDNGTTANATLDVNIVDDLPKGVDDSNAGTASETNLTLTGNVLTNDVQGADRVPVGENAGPITAGTFAGTYGTLVLNATGTYTYTLNTSDADFKALHGGGNGTETFTYTITDADGDTSTANLVLQIHNNDDPVIINGLDVNGGELTVYEKNLGDGSSPDAPALTQSGTFTITALDGVTTLTIGGIAVVTNGVAAGFPQSVITPLGSTLTITGFNAATGVVSYSYTLVDNEAHPTANGANVLNEQFAVTVVDDNGTTANGSLDVNIVDDLPKGVDDSNAGTASETNLTLSGNVLTNDVQGADRVPTGPSAGPITAGTFTGTYGTLVLNANGTYTYTLNTSDADFKALHGGGNGTETFTYTITDADGDTSSANLVLQIHNNDDPVIINGLDVNGGELIVYEKNLGDGSSPDAPALTQSGTFTITALDGVTTLTVGGIAVVTNGVAAGFPQSVTTPLGSTLTITGFNAATGVVSYSYTLVDNEAHPTANGANVLNEQFAVTVVDDNGTTANASLDVNIVDDLPKGLDDSNAGTASETNLTLSGNVLTNDVQGADRVPTGPITAGTFTGTYGTLVLNANGTYTYTLNTSDADFKALHGGGNGTETFTYTITDADGDTSTANLVLQIHNNDDPVIINGLDVNGGELTVYEKNLSDGTSPNTPSLTQSGTFTVTALDGLQTLTVGGIAVITNGVAAGFPQSAVTPLGSTLTITGYDPATGVVSYSYTLVDNETHPTANGANSITENFNVVATDTDGSTATGQINVNIIDDLPTAKPDATSVQEGGTVSGNVLDNDIGGADGPAAGGAVVGVRAGSDTSTSAIGGLNSNINGTYGYLTLDANGNAVYHSNPNAVSGPGAVDVFVYTVRDSDGDESTTTITIDVSNSQLRAVSDTDVTVYEKALDLNKDGQDLAAGTVTGSDPTSTGETASGTLVGSVTGAVGAISYALVGSATGNYGQIVLNPNGTYTYTLTSPASTTPHADDGANTLTETFTYQATDSLGNVVTSTIVVNIVDDVPKAINDSNASTASETQLTLNGNVLTNDVQGADVVATGPNAGPITPGTFTGTYGTLVLNANGTYTYTLNTNDADFKNLHGGGNGTETFTYTLTDADGDTSTANLVLNIHNNDDPVVLNGLDVNGGELTVYEKNLSDGTSPDTPALTQSGTFTVTALDGLQTLTVGGIAVMTNGVAAGFPQSTVTPLGSTLTITGYNPTTGVVSYSYTLVDNETHPNANGANSITENFNVVATDTDGSTATGQINVNIIDDLPTAKADTGSVAEGGTVNISVLGNDISGADGAAIVVGVRAGSNTTTSAIGGLNSNINGTYGYLTLDAAGNAVYHSNPNSVSPPGATDTFTYTIRDSDGDESTTTITVNVADSKLVASVDQDVTVYEKALDLTQDGQDLAPGTVIGSDPTNIGETATGTLVGAVTGGSGSITYTLVGSATGTYGQILLNPDGTYTYTLTSAPKTTPNANDGPNTLSESFTYKATDALGNSTTSTIVVNIVDDVPKAVASDRSVAAVEIDSNILIVLDISGSMADASGVPGLSRLDLAKQAISALLDKYDDLGDVKVQLVTFSSNATDRTSVWVDVATAKTLLAGLSAGGGTNYDAAVATMQTAFNTSGKLTGAQNVGYFFSDGKPTTGQEIGTADETALKAFLDANNIKNYAIGLGSGVSNANLDPIAYDGISHTNTNAVVVTDLNQLNSVLSGTVEGAPVTGSLLGDSGSFGADGGFIKSIVVDGTTYTYDPKANSGQGSLTASGGTNHGTFNTVNNTLSIATNNSGTLVINLDTGDYSYTSQKTTTTVITENIGFTLSDNDGDLASSTLTVKVIPNSPPVAVDDHIITNVLSSNVVVPGELLLANDTDPDGDTLNASPTTFNTGWVAKGADFTGTGAISFTGTSNTAANQNLADVRNAFAANTAAMTAVLVVSGYLGAVTNANANDEDLITVKLKQGETLNLDHNLAAGHITMEYSVNGGAFVSIADGGTITAGADGTYQIHITNITNTSGSNTNAAENYQLTMTVNYAGAHDVTPDFHGSYTANDNHGGSDTANVTISYQDGHTLTGTSGDDVLVAGSGDNILNGGDGNDVLTAGSGNNELHGGAGNDLLYSGPGNDLLDGGTGIDTVSYAHATAGVTVNLSLLGAQNTLGAGIDTISNVENLVGSNFNDTLTGDNNNNVINGGLGNDILNGGGGDDLLIGGMGNNTLTGGPGADTFQWLKGNSGHDTVTDFTPGTDKLDLSQLLQGENGTAASLDDYLHFTVTGSGASVMTSIDVSAMAGATPNQTIDLAGVNLASHYGVTPGAGGLIASGHDTATIINGMLNDHSLKVDTV, from the coding sequence ATGGCAACGCTCATCGGGATCGTCACCAAAGTCATTGGTCAGGTTTTCGCTCAATCGGCAGACGGAAGTCGGCGCCCATTGGTGGAAGGCGATCGGCTGTTTGCCGGGGATCAATTGATCACCGGGGCGGAGGGCGCGATTGCCGTCCATCTGCAAAACGGCCAGGAACTGACCCTGGGCCGGGACAGCAGCCTGACCCTGACCGGACAATTGCTGGCCAACCACGCACCCCATGTGGATGCCCCGGAAGCGCTGACCCCGAGCGATGCCCAACTCACCGACGTGGCCCAGATCCAGAAAGCCATTGCCGCCGGTGAGGACCCGACCAAATCCGCTGAAGCCACCGCCGCAGGCCCCGATGCCCCTGGTGATACCAATGGCGGCAAGGGTGGCGGCCACAGTTTTGTGCTGCTGACCGAAGTGGGTGGCCGGGTCGATCCGGTCATCGGTTTCCCCACGGCCGGTTTCGGTGGCATTCCCGAGTTTCCGGAAGAACGCCACAACGCGGTCATCGACAACGGCGACAACACGCCGGCGCCGGTCATCCCGCCACCGGTCAACAACCTTGTGACCCTCACAGGCCTTGATGTGCTCGGGGGCGAACTGACGCTCAACGAAGCCAATCTGCCGGATGGCTCCGCCGCCAATCCCGGCGCGCTGACCCAGGCCGGCAGCTTCAGCATTTCGGCGCCGGACGGGCTTTCCAGCCTGAGCATCGGTGGTATCAACGTAATCGTCGGCGGCGTGCCGGTCGGTTTCCCGCAATCGATCACCACGCAGCTGGGCAACACCCTGACCATCACCGGTTACAACCCGGCGAACGGCACGGTCAGCTACAGCTACACCCTCAACGGAAACGACACCCATCCTGCGGGCGACGGTGCCAACAGCCTAAGCGAACATTTCACGGTGATTGCGGGCGACAGCAACGGCGACACGGCGACCGGCTCGCTGGACGTCAACATCACCGATGACGTGCCCAAAGCCGTCGATGACAGCAATGCGAGCACGGCTTCGGAAACCCTGCTGACCCTGACCGGCAGCGTCCTGACCAACGACGTGCAAGGCGCCGACCGCATTCCTGCCGGCCCCAACAGCGGCCCGGTGGTCGCCGGTACGTTCACCGGGACCTATGGCACGCTGGTGCTGAATGCCAACGGCACCTACACCTACACGCTGAACACCAGCGACGCGGATTTCAAGGCGTTGCATGGTGGCGGCAATGGCACCGAAACCTTCACCTACACCCTGCATGACTCCGATGGTGATACCAGCACCGCGAACCTCGTGCTGCAGATTCACAACAACGACGATCCGGTGATCATCAACGGGTTGAACGTCGAAGGTAGCGAGCTGACGGTATTCGAGAAAAACCTCAGTACCGGCAGTGCGCCAGATGCCACTGCGCTGACCCAGAGCGGCACGTTTACCATCACTGCTTTGGATGGCGTTACCACGCTGACTGTCGGCGGAATCGCCGTGGTCACCAACGGCGTGGCCGCTGGCTTCCCGCAATCGGTCACGACTCCGCTGGGCAGTACGCTGACCATCACCGGGTTCAATGCCACGACCGGCGTCGTCAGTTACAGCTACACCCTGGTCGACAACGAAGCGCACCCGACTGCCAACGGCGCCAACGTACTGAATGAGCAGTTCGCTGTCACCGTGGTGGATGACAATGGCACCACCGCCAACGGTTCGCTGGACGTGAACATCGTCGACGACTTGCCAAAAGGCGTGGATGACAGCAACGCCGGCACCGCCTCGGAAACCAACCTCACGCTGACCGGCAACGTCCTGACCAACGATGTGCAAGGCGCTGACCGTGTACCGACTGGCCCGATCACTGCCGGCACTTTCACCGGGACTTACGGCACCTTGGTGCTGAATGCCAACGGCACCTACACCTACACCCTCAACACCAGTGACGCCGACTTCAAAGCCCTGCACGGTGGTGGCAATGGCACCGAGACCTTCACCTACACCATCACCGATGCCGATGGCGACACCAGCACCGCGAACCTGGTCCTGCAGATCCACAACAACGACGACCCGGTGGTCATCAACGGGTTGAACGTCGAGGGCGGTGAACTCACCGTCTACGAAAAAAACCTCGGCGACGGCAGCAGCCCCGATGCTCCAGCACTGACCCAAAGCGGCACCTTCACCATCACCGCGTTGGACGGCGTCACCACGCTGACCATTGGTGGAATCGCCGTGGTCACCAACGGTGTCGCCGCAGGCTTCCCGCAATCGGTCACGACTCCGCTGGGCAGTACGCTGACCATCACCGGGTTCAATGCCACGACCGGCGTCGTCAGTTACAGCTACACCCTGGTCGACAACGAAGCGCACCCGACTGCCAACGGCGCCAACGTACTGAATGAGCAGTTCGCTGTCACCGTGGTGGATGACAACGGCACCACCGCCAACGCCACGCTGGACGTAAATATCGTCGACGACCTGCCCAAAGGCGTGGACGACAGCAACGCCGGCACCGCCTCGGAAACCAACCTCACGCTGACTGGCAACGTCCTGACCAACGACGTGCAAGGCGCCGACCGTGTACCGACCGGCCCTAGCGCCGGCCCTATCACCGCCGGTACTTTCACCGGGACTTACGGCACATTGGTACTCAACGCCAACGGCACCTACACCTACACCCTCAATACCAGTGACGCCGATTTCAAAGCCCTGCACGGCGGTGGCAACGGCACGGAAACTTTCACCTACACCATCACCGATGCCGACGGTGACACCAGCACTGCGAACCTGGTCCTGCAGATCCACAACAATGACGATCCAGTGATCATCAACGGCCTGGACGTAAACGGCGGCGAACTCACCGTCTTCGAGAAAAACCTCAGCACCGGTAGTGCGCCAGATGCCACGGCTTTGACTCAGAGTGGCACGTTCACCATCACTGCGTTGGACGGTGTCACTACCCTGACCATCGGTGGTATCGCCGTCGTCACCAACGGTGTCGCCGCAGGCTTCCCGCAATCGGTGACCACGCCTTTGGGCAGCACGCTGACCATCACCGGCTTCAATGCCACGACCGGCGTCGTCAGCTATAGCTACACCCTGGTCGACAACGAGGCGCATCCGAACGCCAACGGCGCCAACGTGCTGAATGAGCAGTTCGCCGTGACCGTGGTCGATGACAACGGCACCACCGCCAACGCCACGCTGGACGTGAACATCGTCGACGACCTGCCCAAAGGCGTGGATGACAGCAACGCCGACACCGCCTCGGAAACCAACCTCACGCTGACCGGCAACGTCCTGACCAACGACGTGCAGGGCGCCGACCGCGTACCGACTGGCCCGATTACCGCCGGCACTTTCACCGGGGCTTACGGCACCTTGGTGCTGAACGCCAACGGTACTTACACCTACACGCTGAATACCAGCGATGCCGACTTCAAAGCCCTGCACGGCGGCGGCAACGGCACCGAGACCTTCACCTACACCATCACCGATGCCGACGGCGACACCAGCACCGCGAACCTCGTGCTGCAAATCCACAACAACGACGACCCGGTGGTCATCAACGGGTTGAACGTCGAGGGCGGTGAACTCACCGTCTACGAAAAAAACCTCGGCGACGGCAGCAGCCCCGATGCGCCAGCCCTGACCCAAAGCGGCACTTTCACCATCACCGCGCTGGATGGCGTCACCACGTTGACCATCGGCGGAATCGCCGTGGTCACCAACGGCGTGGCCGCTGGCTTCCCGCAATCAACCGTCACTCCGTTGGGCAGCACGCTGACCATCACCGGTTTCAACGCTGCAACCGGCGTCGTCAGCTACAGCTACACCCTGGTCGACAACGAGGCGCATCCGAACGCCAACGGCGCCAACGTGCTGAATGAGCAGTTCGCCGTGACCGTGGTCGACGACAACGGCACCACCGCCAACGCCACGCTGGACGTGAACATCGTCGACGACCTGCCCAAAGGCGTGGACGACAGCAACGCCGGCACCGCGTCGGAAACCAACCTGACGCTGACCGGCAACGTCCTGACCAACGATGTGCAAGGCGCCGACCGCGTACCTGTCGGAGAAAATGCCGGCCCGATTACCGCCGGCACTTTCGCCGGGACTTACGGCACCTTGGTGCTGAACGCCACCGGGACTTACACCTACACGCTGAACACCAGTGACGCCGATTTCAAAGCCCTGCACGGCGGTGGCAACGGCACCGAGACCTTCACCTACACCATCACCGATGCCGACGGCGACACCAGCACCGCGAACCTGGTCCTGCAGATCCACAACAATGACGATCCAGTGATCATCAACGGCCTGGACGTAAACGGCGGCGAACTCACCGTTTACGAAAAAAACCTCGGCGACGGCAGCAGCCCCGATGCTCCAGCCCTGACCCAAAGCGGCACCTTCACCATCACCGCGCTGGATGGCGTCACCACGTTGACCATCGGCGGAATCGCCGTGGTCACCAACGGCGTGGCCGCTGGCTTCCCGCAATCGGTGATCACGCCTTTGGGCAGCACGCTGACCATCACCGGCTTCAACGCTGCAACCGGCGTCGTCAGCTACAGCTACACCCTGGTCGACAACGAAGCTCACCCGACTGCTAACGGCGCCAACGTACTGAACGAGCAGTTCGCTGTCACCGTGGTGGATGACAACGGCACCACCGCCAACGGTTCGCTGGACGTGAACATCGTCGACGACTTGCCAAAAGGCGTGGACGACAGCAACGCCGGCACCGCGTCGGAAACCAACCTGACGCTGAGCGGCAACGTCCTGACCAACGACGTGCAAGGCGCTGACCGTGTACCGACTGGCCCTAGCGCCGGCCCTATCACCGCCGGTACTTTTACCGGGACTTACGGGACATTGGTGCTGAACGCCAACGGGACTTACACGTACACGCTGAATACCAGCGATGCCGATTTCAAAGCCCTGCACGGCGGTGGCAACGGCACCGAGACCTTCACCTACACCATCACCGATGCCGATGGCGACACCAGCAGCGCTAACCTCGTTCTGCAGATCCACAACAATGACGATCCAGTGATCATCAACGGCCTCGACGTGAACGGCGGCGAACTCATCGTTTACGAAAAAAATCTCGGCGACGGCAGCAGCCCCGATGCTCCAGCACTGACCCAAAGCGGCACGTTCACCATCACTGCGCTGGACGGCGTCACCACGTTGACCGTGGGTGGAATCGCCGTCGTCACCAACGGTGTCGCCGCAGGCTTCCCGCAATCGGTCACGACTCCGCTGGGCAGTACGCTGACCATCACCGGTTTCAACGCTGCAACCGGCGTCGTCAGCTACAGCTACACCCTGGTCGACAACGAGGCGCATCCGACTGCCAACGGCGCCAACGTGCTGAATGAGCAGTTCGCCGTGACCGTGGTCGACGACAACGGCACCACCGCCAACGCTTCGCTGGACGTGAACATCGTCGACGACCTGCCCAAAGGCTTGGATGACAGCAACGCCGGCACGGCGTCGGAAACCAACCTGACGCTGAGCGGCAACGTCCTGACCAACGACGTGCAGGGCGCTGACCGTGTACCGACTGGCCCGATCACTGCCGGCACTTTCACCGGGACTTACGGCACCTTGGTGCTGAACGCCAACGGGACTTACACGTACACGCTGAATACCAGCGATGCCGATTTCAAAGCCCTGCACGGTGGTGGCAATGGCACCGAGACCTTCACCTACACCATCACCGATGCCGATGGCGACACCAGCACCGCTAACCTCGTTCTGCAGATCCACAACAATGACGATCCAGTGATCATCAACGGCCTGGACGTAAACGGTGGCGAACTCACCGTCTACGAGAAAAACCTCAGCGACGGCACCAGCCCCAACACCCCGTCACTGACCCAGAGCGGCACCTTCACTGTGACTGCCCTCGACGGTCTGCAAACCCTCACCGTGGGCGGCATTGCCGTGATCACCAACGGTGTCGCGGCCGGCTTCCCGCAATCGGCGGTCACGCCGCTGGGCAGCACGTTGACCATCACCGGATACGACCCGGCCACGGGTGTGGTCAGCTACAGCTACACCCTGGTGGATAACGAAACCCATCCGACCGCCAACGGCGCCAACAGCATCACCGAGAACTTCAACGTGGTGGCGACCGATACCGATGGCAGCACCGCCACCGGGCAGATCAACGTCAACATCATCGACGACCTGCCGACCGCCAAGCCCGATGCCACGTCGGTGCAGGAGGGCGGCACCGTCAGCGGCAACGTGCTGGACAACGACATCGGCGGCGCCGACGGCCCGGCAGCGGGTGGCGCGGTAGTGGGCGTGCGCGCCGGTTCCGACACCTCGACCTCGGCCATCGGCGGCCTCAACAGCAACATCAACGGCACCTACGGCTACCTGACCCTCGACGCCAACGGCAACGCGGTCTATCACAGCAACCCGAATGCTGTGAGCGGTCCCGGCGCGGTGGACGTGTTCGTGTACACCGTGCGCGATTCCGACGGCGATGAAAGTACCACCACCATCACCATCGACGTTTCCAACAGCCAGCTGCGCGCGGTCAGCGACACCGACGTCACCGTGTACGAAAAAGCCCTCGACCTGAACAAGGACGGCCAGGATCTGGCCGCCGGTACAGTCACCGGCAGCGATCCGACCAGCACCGGGGAAACCGCGTCGGGCACGCTGGTTGGCTCGGTCACCGGCGCGGTCGGTGCAATCAGCTACGCGCTGGTCGGCAGCGCCACCGGCAACTACGGGCAGATCGTGCTCAACCCCAACGGCACCTACACTTACACCCTGACCTCACCGGCCAGCACCACCCCGCATGCCGATGACGGCGCCAACACCCTGACCGAAACCTTCACCTACCAGGCCACCGATTCACTGGGCAACGTCGTCACCAGCACTATCGTGGTCAACATCGTCGATGACGTGCCGAAGGCGATCAACGACAGCAACGCCAGCACCGCGTCGGAAACCCAGTTGACCCTCAACGGCAACGTGCTGACCAACGACGTGCAAGGCGCCGACGTGGTGGCGACCGGTCCGAATGCCGGCCCGATCACCCCCGGCACCTTCACCGGCACTTACGGCACTCTGGTGCTGAATGCCAACGGCACGTACACCTACACGCTGAACACCAACGATGCAGACTTCAAAAACCTGCACGGCGGTGGCAACGGCACCGAGACCTTCACCTACACCCTGACCGATGCCGACGGCGACACCAGCACCGCCAACCTGGTACTGAACATCCACAACAACGACGATCCGGTGGTCCTCAACGGCCTCGACGTGAATGGCGGCGAACTCACCGTCTACGAGAAAAACCTCAGCGACGGCACCAGCCCCGACACCCCGGCACTGACCCAGAGCGGCACCTTCACAGTCACCGCGCTCGACGGCCTGCAAACCCTGACCGTGGGCGGCATTGCCGTGATGACCAACGGCGTGGCCGCCGGCTTCCCGCAATCGACCGTCACCCCGCTGGGCAGCACGCTGACCATCACCGGTTACAACCCGACTACCGGCGTGGTCAGTTACAGCTACACCTTGGTGGATAACGAAACCCACCCGAACGCCAACGGCGCCAACAGCATCACCGAGAACTTCAACGTGGTGGCGACGGACACCGACGGCAGCACTGCGACCGGGCAGATCAACGTCAACATCATTGACGACCTGCCAACCGCCAAGGCCGACACCGGTTCGGTGGCGGAGGGCGGCACGGTCAACATCAGCGTGCTGGGCAATGACATCAGCGGCGCAGATGGCGCGGCGATCGTGGTCGGCGTGCGTGCCGGCAGCAACACCACGACTTCAGCCATCGGCGGCCTCAACAGCAACATCAATGGCACCTACGGTTACCTGACCCTGGATGCGGCGGGCAACGCGGTCTATCACAGCAACCCGAACTCGGTGAGCCCGCCGGGCGCTACCGACACCTTTACCTACACCATCCGCGACAGTGACGGCGATGAAAGCACCACCACCATCACCGTCAACGTCGCCGACAGCAAACTCGTGGCCTCGGTGGATCAGGACGTGACCGTCTACGAAAAGGCCCTCGACCTGACCCAGGACGGGCAAGACCTGGCCCCCGGCACGGTCATCGGCAGCGATCCGACCAATATCGGCGAAACCGCCACCGGCACGCTGGTCGGTGCGGTCACCGGCGGCAGCGGTTCGATCACCTACACCCTGGTCGGCAGCGCCACCGGCACTTACGGGCAGATCCTGCTCAATCCCGACGGCACGTACACCTACACCCTGACTTCGGCACCGAAAACCACGCCGAACGCCAACGACGGGCCGAACACCCTGAGCGAAAGTTTCACCTACAAGGCCACCGATGCGTTGGGCAACAGCACCACCAGCACCATCGTGGTCAACATCGTCGACGACGTGCCCAAGGCTGTGGCCTCGGATCGCTCGGTGGCGGCGGTGGAGATCGACTCCAACATCCTCATCGTGCTCGACATCTCCGGCAGTATGGCCGACGCCTCCGGCGTGCCGGGCCTGTCGCGGCTGGACCTGGCCAAGCAGGCAATCAGCGCCTTGCTCGACAAGTACGACGATCTGGGCGATGTGAAAGTGCAGCTCGTCACCTTCAGCAGCAACGCCACCGACCGCACTTCGGTATGGGTCGATGTGGCGACCGCCAAGACCCTGCTCGCCGGCCTCAGCGCCGGTGGTGGCACCAACTACGACGCGGCCGTGGCGACCATGCAGACCGCGTTCAACACCTCGGGCAAACTCACCGGGGCGCAGAACGTCGGCTACTTCTTCTCCGACGGCAAACCCACCACCGGCCAGGAAATCGGCACCGCCGACGAGACCGCGCTCAAAGCTTTCCTTGATGCCAACAACATCAAGAACTACGCAATCGGTCTCGGCAGTGGTGTAAGCAACGCCAACCTCGATCCGATCGCCTACGACGGTATCAGCCACACCAACACCAACGCGGTGGTGGTCACTGACCTCAATCAACTGAACTCGGTGCTCTCCGGCACCGTGGAGGGCGCGCCGGTCACTGGCTCGTTGCTGGGGGACAGTGGTTCATTCGGCGCCGATGGCGGTTTCATCAAATCCATCGTGGTCGACGGCACCACCTACACTTATGACCCGAAAGCCAATAGCGGCCAGGGTTCGCTGACTGCCAGCGGTGGCACCAACCACGGCACCTTCAACACGGTGAACAACACCCTGAGCATTGCCACCAACAACAGCGGCACGCTGGTGATCAACCTCGACACCGGCGACTACAGCTACACCTCGCAGAAAACCACGACGACGGTGATCACCGAGAACATCGGCTTCACCCTCAGCGACAACGACGGCGACCTCGCCAGCTCCACGCTGACGGTGAAAGTGATCCCGAATTCGCCGCCCGTGGCGGTGGACGACCACATCATCACCAACGTGCTGTCGAGCAATGTCGTGGTGCCGGGCGAGCTGCTGCTGGCCAACGATACGGATCCGGACGGCGATACCCTCAACGCCTCGCCAACCACCTTCAACACCGGCTGGGTCGCCAAGGGCGCGGACTTCACCGGCACTGGCGCGATCAGCTTCACCGGCACCAGCAACACCGCCGCCAACCAGAACCTGGCTGATGTGCGCAACGCCTTCGCGGCCAACACAGCGGCCATGACGGCAGTGCTGGTGGTCAGCGGCTACCTCGGCGCGGTGACCAACGCCAATGCCAACGATGAAGACCTCATCACCGTCAAACTGAAACAGGGCGAGACCCTCAACCTCGACCACAACCTGGCGGCCGGGCACATCACCATGGAGTATTCGGTGAACGGCGGGGCGTTCGTCAGCATCGCCGACGGCGGCACCATCACCGCCGGTGCCGATGGCACGTATCAGATCCACATAACCAACATCACCAACACCAGCGGCAGCAACACCAATGCTGCGGAAAACTATCAACTGACCATGACGGTCAACTACGCCGGGGCTCACGACGTCACCCCGGATTTCCACGGCTCCTACACCGCCAACGACAACCACGGCGGCAGCGACACCGCCAACGTGACCATCAGCTATCAGGACGGCCACACCCTCACCGGGACGTCCGGCGATGACGTGCTGGTGGCGGGCAGCGGCGACAACATCCTCAACGGCGGGGACGGCAACGACGTACTCACCGCAGGCTCCGGCAACAACGAGCTGCACGGCGGCGCCGGCAACGACTTGCTCTACAGTGGCCCGGGCAACGACCTCCTCGATGGCGGCACCGGTATCGACACGGTCAGCTATGCCCACGCGACGGCCGGTGTGACAGTCAACCTGAGCCTGCTCGGTGCGCAGAACACCCTCGGTGCAGGCATCGACACCATCAGCAATGTCGAAAACCTCGTCGGCTCGAACTTCAACGACACCCTCACCGGTGACAACAATAACAACGTGATCAACGGCGGCCTGGGCAACGACATCCTCAATGGCGGCGGGGGCGATGACCTGCTGATCGGCGGGATGGGTAACAACACCCTGACCGGCGGGCCGGGCGCCGACACCTTCCAGTGGCTCAAAGGCAACAGCGGCCACGACACCGTCACCGACTTCACCCCGGGCACCGACAAGCTCGACCTGTCGCAATTGCTGCAAGGTGAAAACGGCACCGCGGCGTCACTGGATGACTACCTGCACTTCACCGTTACCGGCAGCGGCGCCTCGGTCATGACCAGCATCGACGTCAGCGCCATGGCCGGCGCCACGCCGAACCAGACCATCGACCTGGCCGGCGTCAACCTCGCCAGTCACTATGGCGTGACACCGGGGGCGGGGGGCTTGATTGCCAGCGGGCACGACACGGCGACGATCATCAACGGCATGCTGAATGATCATTCGTTGAAGGTGGATACGGTGTGA